Genomic DNA from Solanum dulcamara chromosome 4, daSolDulc1.2, whole genome shotgun sequence:
CTGGTGTCAAGGAGAAATCTTTGGTGGATTCCATTGTGCGTAAGGTCACAGTGGCTAAGgggaaaatgaagaaaaaagaccTATATAAGAAGGCAGATGCTGCTGGTGCGACTTCTGATCTTTATATGGCGTATAAAGGTCCAGAGAAGAAGGATGAACTTACTCAATCTATTGAAACCATTGAACTCACTTCTGGAGATGACTCTAAGCCTCCATCTGCCGATGCGTCTCAGGAAGATCTTAGATCAACTAAGAAGGTTGGTGAGGTTAAAGCGGAGCCAGATGATTGGGAGGATGCTGCAGATGTATCTACTCCTAAACTAGAAGCTGCTCCAGAACATGGAAAGAAAGTTGATGGTGAAGATGGTGATGGTGTGACTACCAAGAAATATTCAAGAGATTTCTTACTTAAATTTGCAGAGCAATGCATTGATATTCCAGAGGGTTTTAATGTTGCTCCTGATATTGctgatattttaataaattttaacgCCAGTGCTTCCCGTGAGCCGTTCCCGAGTCCTGGACGAGGTACTGATAGGCCGTCTAGCGGACATCGTGAACGCCGCGGAAGTGGCATTGCGGATGGAGACAAGTGGAGCAAGACATCTGGGCCTCCTATGCCTGGTCGGGATTTTCAGCCAGACCTTGGTTTTGGTGGAAATGCTATGGGATTTCGACCTGGTCAAGGAGGAAATTCTGGTGTCTTGCGGCATCCGCGAGCTGCAATGCCTATTCATCAGTATGCCATGGGTCAGTATGCTATGGGTCAGTATGCTGGGGGTATACTATCTGGACCAATGCAATCCATGGGTCCTCCTCAGGCAGGAGGCCTGAGAAATGGAGTTGATGCTGACAGGTGGCAGCGTGGAACTGCTTTCCAAAAGGGTTTAATGCCATCTCCTCAGACACCTGCGCAGAATATGCACAAAGCTGAAATAAAGTATGAAGTAGGTAAAGTAACAGATGAGGAACAAGCCAAGCAGCGACGGCTGAAAGCTATCTTAAATAAGCTGACTCCCCAGAACTTCGAAAAATTATTCCAGCAAGTGAAAGAAGTCAATATTGACAATGTTGTCACACTCAATGGTGTAATTTCTCAGATATTTGACAAAGCTTTGATGGAGCCAACTTTTTGTGAGATGTATGCCAACTTTTGTCAACACCTAGCAGCGGAGTTGCCTGACCTGAGTGTAGACAAAGAAAAAATCACTTTTAAGAGGTTACTTCTAAACAAATGTCAGGAAGAGTTTGAGAGAGGGGAAAGAGAGGAGCTAGAAGCTAATGTGACTAACGAGGAAGGCGAAGTAAAACTGTCAGCAGAGGAGAGGGAGGAAAAAAGAGTCAAAGCACGGAGACGAATGTTGGGCAATATAAGACTGATTGGTGAACTTTACAAGAAGAAAATGTTGACAGAGAGAATTATGCATGAGTGCATCAAGAAGTTGTTAGGTGACTATCAAAATCCTGACGAGGAGAATATTGAAGCTTTGTGTAAGTTGATGAGTACAATTGGCGAGATGATAGATCATGCCAAAGCAAAGGAACATATGGATGCATACTTCGATAGATTGGAAAAGTTGTCAAATAACATGAAACTTTCTTCCAGGGTGAGGTTTATGTTGAAGGATTCAATTGATCTAAGAAAGAACAAATGGCAGCAAAGGAGAAAAGTAGAAGGGCCTAAGAAGATCGAGGAAGTGCATAGGGATGCTGCCCAAGAACGACATGCACAAGCTACTAGGCTTGCTCGTACTCCTAGTCTGGGAGGTTCTAGTAGAAGGGGTCAACCTATGGATTTTGCTCCCAGAGGAGGGAGTATGTTGTCTTCTCCGGGCTCCCAAATGGGGGGTTTCCGTCCTATGTCTCCACAGGTCCGTGGTTATGGCATGCAGGATGTACGTGCAGATGAGAGGCATTTTATCGAGAATAGGACATTATCACTTCCCCTGACCCAGAGGCCTCTTGGTGATGATCCGATCACACTTGGACCCCAAGGTGGTCTTGCAAAGGGAATGTCTTCCAGGGGCCAACCTGCAGGACCAAGCATTGATAGTATGTCAAGTTTTGGAGACTCGAGAAGGATGACACATGCCCAAAATGGCTATGGTTCTTTGCCAGAGCGCCCTCATTATGGTTCAAGAGAGGAGCTTATGCCCAAATACATGTCTGAGCGATTATCTAGTCAACATGATCAATCAAGTGCACCAGAAAGGAATGTGACTTATGGGAGCAAGGAGCGTGGATTTGATACAACTTGGCCTGCTTCACCACTTGTAAGAAGTGGAGGGCCAACTTCCACACAAAATGTGGCTCCTGACAAGATGTGGCCAGAAGAACGTCTGCGGGACATGTCTATGGCTGCTATCAAGGAATTCTACAGGTACTTTCTGAATTGATTATTATTTACTtgcaatttatttatattggtCTGGCTATGGGTTATGTGTTCTGCAGACACCATTTTAAAATTGTTGGTTTGTCTACTTAAAATAAGTACCACCATTCTGGAACTGTTTTCAGAAAGTTGCTTCTGATATCAAGAATTTTGGTTCAACACTTGGCTGACTAATGGCATCATCAGGAGTGTTTAAACTTTTAGGGAGCATAAGCTTATGTTTATGGTTCGGCAATTATTGATCTTGAGAAGACCTCTTCCAAAGAAGTTCATATTTTCTTGTCGTTTTTGTTGTGGGATCTCACTACCCATGAAAGAGCCTTTCTCCAACCAAAGAGGAGTGGACTTTAAGTTTGAAATTCAGTGATGAGCATTAACTTTTAAGGATATCTCAAAAGTATTTGCAGTGATAGCTTAGAAAGTCCGTGATGATCATAGTGTAGGTTGGTGTGCTTCCTTGGGAAGTTTGAAGCACAAGGAACTTTGTTATTTTGTTAACTGAGGATGGGTGTAGTAGGAGAATTTTCGCACTGTTTGAGAACGCGTATCTCCCCATTATTCAACTTCGCTGTCTCCTAGTGTAACTAaggaaattataatttctaatttCTAGTAATGAAGATTACATAAACAGAGTTTCTTTTAGCATCTGTCATCTTAAACTTCATCTAGTAGCAAAGTGGGATTCTCCTAATTACATAATCATGAACAATAGATGTTCTATTGTGTATTTATTGAGTTTATCATTTTTCATTTCAGTGCGAAAGATGAGAAAGAGGTTGCTTTGTGTGTAAAAGACCTGAACTCACCCAGCTTCTATCCATCAATGATCTCACTTTGGGTTACTGATTCCTTTGAGAGGAAAGATATGGAAAGGGATCTTTTGGCAAAGCTTATAATTGATCTAACTATTTCTCGAGATGTGACGATGAGTCAAGATCAGCTAATTAAAGGGTATGGAGTTGTGCTTTCCTATAAAATGCAAGCTCTAACCTTTAAAGCACTTGAATTCTCTGTTCAACTTTATGTTTGTGTTTACTCTGTCAGGTTTGAAAATGTTCTGACTACCTTGGAGGATGCAGTAAATGATGCCCCTAGAGCAGCAGAATTTCTTGGTCGCATCTTTGGGAAGGTAATATTGGAAAATGTGATACCGTTTAATGAAATTGGGAGTTTGATATACAAAGGTGGGGAAGAGGAAGGACGCCTTGTGGAAATAGGGCTTGCTGCTGAAGTTCTTGGGAGCACATTAGAGATGATAAAGCTTGAGCAAGGTGATTCCGTAGTGTCAGAGATCTGCAGAAGCTCTAATATGCGTCTAGAGAACTTCCGGCCTCAAGGTTCAAAGAAGCAATGGAAGCTAGACAAATTTATCTAGGGTAATGGGGGGGAGGGATTGTATCTTGGTAGAGATTCATGTCTAGTTTTTAGGGGACATTTTAATTTTGCAGATATATATTTAAATGGTGATCAATATAAGGGTTTATGTCCTTGAATGTTTGTAGTACCATTATTTTTTGGAACTGCAATAGCAATAGGATGAACTAAGCTTTTTAATATCTTGGCTCCACCACCATAAAATTACAACTTTTTAAGGAGAAGAATACAACTTGGTGTTCATTTTACCTCGATCCTCTGTGAGGTACGAATATATTGAAAATGATTTAAATTTGCAATCCTTTTAGAACCCTTGTCCTTGATGTCAATTTTCTTGTTAGAATTGTTGTCCCTTTTACTTATTGGACCCCAACTGAGCTTTAAGGTTTAAAATATCTTACCTTTAATAAAGTTGTgagatattttaattaaataggctAATATGAGGTATCGATTTATTGGTCTGCATAGTACTAAATCAACTCATAAATAATTGAACCATAGGAATTTATTTGTTCGGTAATTGTTGGAGCTGAATTAAATCTAGATGTGAAATTGATTGGAGCTTGTTTAAATTGTAGTGCCCAAAattcactctttttttttcaaacaacGAATTCTCAAAATTAAAGCATTAAAGGAACTTGGATACGAACATATTTTGTATAAACTTTTTGATGAATTTGTCTCGGAAAATTTTGGATTGCCATTGTTGAATGATCATTGGAGcttgagttgaattttcaaTTAGAAAATTTATTGCTGGATTAATTGGGTGTTTTGAATAGATATGGGATTTCGGAGGTATTTCTAATTTTATAATATCATTTCTAAAAGGATCCTGACAAACAATTCAAATTATAGAAGCTTTTTAGTTGCTGAATAAATCGGGTTACTTATGACTATGTGGACCAAATCTATTTAATTAAAACCTCACGTTTCataatttcattaaaatgaGGGATATTTTTTAAcatgaaaattattattaagAGTAATTGGTGTTCAATAGGTAGAAATGAGGGACAATTTAACTTGAAAATTAATCGTAAAAATAATTGAGATCcaataaataaaaggaaaataacttaaaatcattttcaatatAGTAGGATCATTTCTAAAAAACCTTTTTCgcaaatattattaataagaGATCATGAAAGTGAACATAGTTTGATTTGGATTTTGTTCGTGTTACTAAACATCTTCGAGCTATAAAAAGTGAAAGAAACATATACTATAAAAAGTGAAAGAAATATTTACAAGTTGCATTATAATAGATATCTCCaagtgtaaaatattttttaaaattgtataGATATAATGtagatttgatttggtttcagtttgattttcttttaatagttaaaattaaattaattataatcaattcgtttttaaatatattaaaatcaaattataccaaattacaaattactttttttttgatttattaatttgtAATTATTCGATTTTATGTAAACACCCCTAATTACTGGCTTGACCTCGGATGTGTTATCCTCATTATTTTGCCCATATCAAGAATTTAGCTTATGCACACTATTGAtgcatatttttcttattttcgtTCTATCGTTTGATTAATCTATTATTCAATTATAAATCACTTTATATTatctaataattttaattatttgatcacactcaaaattatatatattatattttactcCTGTTTGATAACAACGCAATATGTTATTTCAAACGTTATCTAAAGAATCATTGTAAATTCACTTATTATAACAAGTTACTTGCCTAATTCATTTTCATTAGAATCTTTACATATTATGGATAAATTATTTGTAGTTGCTTTTAAGTGATCTAataacattttaaagaaaatattagttAAACACTTTTCTCTTCGGTTCAAACTAATTGTTACGTTTTGATTTTCGAAAGTTAATTTGACTAATATTTCAAGCTAATTAAATTAGATTAActtataacaataacatattcagtAAAATCTGATAAGCGGGATCTGAATTGGTTTaattaaatactttaaaattaaaaatcctACACGTATAATTATTCTCATTTTAATAtgataaacaaatatatttaaaatattaacataATTCTCATTAAAAAGTAGTTGGCCTCCTGGGAAATTGGAGACTATCAGATTCTCAGCAACCTCAAAGACAAGAGGTCAAAGAATCAAGATGGAATCACACATATTCTACTACTTTTCGAATCTCAAAAccttaataatatttcattggcctcaaattatttatcatattaatttgatatgataatgatatagtatttttaaaaattaatattattaaatcaaaattttcaatatcGTACCACGTTCATTCATCACTATCATCCCATAATTGAAGTATTTGTAGTTTTTAAGAACAATTACTACCAAaggtaaaatgagaaaaaaataattaatttttatcataatattttttaaaaataaataattttgatactaacaaataatttaaaacatagaCTTAAATTACGACCATTTGTATTTGCGTTAAGGTAGGCAGAAGACAAGGGAGTCTTCATCTCTTTATTTCATGAAGATTTtgtagtaattaattaattagttgtaAGTACTTCTCTAATTCGTAATTAGTAGTGATCAAACATAGGATTTGTCAAAATCTTGAGGCCAAGAATCTCTCATTTCCAATCTTGATTCAGCGTATCCTTCCTTTGCTTCTCCAAATGCCACCCTTAAAGAGTATTTAATTAACTTATATATTGGGCGATTGCTTGGTTCGcgaattaaattattttgaaattataattttggaattagtttattttatttaggagGTGGGATAAAATTATCCCAAATTTGATACAATagttgaaattaaatttatattatatttggtTAACAATTTAAATTTATCTATCTTTAATTAAATACAGTATaaaattaatctcaaatttaattttgaaatattccATCTTATTCTACATACCAAACGATCCTGAcagtattattttttaatattattaatgtaATTTAACTTGCTATAATAGATTACTGATCATGTTTACTTTATATATTATCAACTAATGCTTGTTAAATTctttttacttataattattttattaataatagaaaaattgtataaaaacAAATTTATACTATTAACGTGGGGAGGAGCTAAGAAGGATAAATATGGATTCGATTGAATTCAATATTATTTGATGCAAATTATGACCTAACGGGTTCCTATTCTAACATATATACAACCAGTATTATAGTACTTCTAGTAAAttgtttgattttaaaagaatatattatatattaatttaattgtGTAAAAAGTTTCTTTTATTGGATTTACCACTGAATGATCCGTtacattatcaaatattttaactttatttattttataagttcCATAATCATGAACTCAAAGATCATACAGAAAGAGCTAATGGACAGGTGGCAAAAGTTAATGTTGGTCAATTAATTATCATAGTTAGTTCATAGATGTGAAGTCACGTTCTAGTGTTCTACACTAATTATTCAAAGTAATTAGAATTATTCATAATctgataaattttaaaacacttatttattattccatattttttttatatacaagaATAGGAGCAAGACAAAGCAAATTTCCTGatttttttggtaaaatttGTGTATTTATTGGTCGTTATTTCTTCACTTTGCTAGTggaatcaaaatatttttcaaataaataatcattaGTCAAAAGTAAGCAAAGTTTTTAAATTACTTCACCAGCTAACAGTTTTATTGACTCATCCAAATTATTTAAACCGAAACTTGACTCTAATGAAACTCTAATGACATCTCTATTAATCCATCTCTTTAATTCCAAACCAGCCAAACtaaaaagtaattaaaaattACTCTTTTCGTCCCAACATACTTGTCATGTTAAACTTTTCGAGAATCAAAATGCATGAATTGGGACCGAGATGAAATCAGCTAGCATGATGAAAGTCACACTACTAAAACACTGGCAAAAAACGATGCAAAAAAGCAATGGATTgcgtcgcttttttggtcaaactcgacggaaaagcgacgcagtcacttccgtcgcttttttgctcgaCGCTTTTGAAGGAGCGACGGACAAGGCAGTAAAAAGTGATGGATTGCGTCAcccctaatttttttaattgaagaatatataataaaaaaaaacgacggactccgtcgttttatttttttaaaaaaagaaattatttaataaaaagtgaCGGACGTTTAGTCTCCGTCCGTCGCTTTGTTTATCTTAAAATTTTGCAGAAGAGCGACagacagggtcctttagtcctCGCTTTTTTGgaaaagtataaaaataaaaaaccagaaaagcgacggactaaagaaccctgtccgtcgcttttctacAACACTTTTGACAGCAGAAATCTGCAGTTTCTGCTGcccacctgcaatcaaaattcaattcaattgtatttaattcagcccattcaaacataaataacaacaaacaaaatccgcaaaatacataataacaaacataattaaacatttaaaatgaataaaatcataatttagaatgatttaaagtgtttcaaagttaacaaaaaaactcaaaatattcataaactaacatagaaaatcctaaggactatttgctatatattcatcactTTCGTCGGAATCATCCGAAGTGGACGCTCTTGAATAACGGGGCGGAGGCTGACGGACGAGGTTgaacacttgttctttaatttgctcaacttgttcattcatacttttttgatcctcgatttttcttttctcttattctgccaatgcgcgtgtaagttctgcaattCGCTGAGACATTGCAGCTATCTGAACCCCGTCAATAGCCTAGGCTTGATGCGAcgatccaataccttctaaacctgattggagTCATTGTACATTATTTCTAGAGCCCATTTCATATATTCGGCCCTTGTGGCTgcctccaaccactttttctgtccaaatttgagtgAACTGTTAAGGCGTTAGCTGAACCGAATCTCCCATCTCATGTACGTGCCTCTCATAATCTTCctgcatattagaaaataaaagttatgatcaaactatatatatatatatattaaaaataaaacttagaatcaaaatatattatattatatcttaaataacttacataggcttGTTCGGCCATTTCCCCCACCCACTCATTCGGATCCGGctcattagtctttttcttcatacgagtctttttaaagacttcatgacgatagggagtgcgtcccaattctttttcctataaataaaaatacaattaataaaataatattttatcaaataatttattttagaaaatgaatttaaacttaaaatttagaaaccttaccatctccctctaaatcgtaccaacactctttgcacctccGGTGTGCAACGAGCCACCCTTTAGGCTGACTCTTGCTTTTTTTCCTTGATCGGACCAAGCCTTGATTCTTCGGTATCCCAATATCGacataattaattagttttaaagtctaaaagttcaagttcatgacaacataaagttctaattaattagttttaaagtcaaaaaattcaaaatttatccaaactaaaataatttataaagttctGAATtcttaaaattcaagtatctaaagttcaagttaatAACCACATGAACTTCTAAGTTCTAGTTACTTCTAAAGTTTAAAGAGTTCAAACATATACaaacttaaaaatttcaaagttccACTTCCAAAATTTCTAAAGTTTAAGTTCATAACTTTAAATATGGTCTaactctaattagcttaatttGTTCATAAGTACTACAATTcaacatgatttctaaagtcaacaaaatttcaagttcaaagttctaagttcaagttcaaaattcaagttctaaggtCAAGTTCTACattatattcaagtatcctaaaattcatgTATCTAAGTTCGAATTAGTTCCAAAGTCTAAACTtcacaatttatacaaaccaaaaaaatattctaagttcaaaaatcctaaagtccaagttcataacttgaatatcttccaaacatcaaaaatcattcaatccaatgTTTTTCTAACTTGATtatcttccaaacataaaaaatcctaaattctaatttctaatTACTTCATGTTCTAACcgtaattttatcttcaaaaacacttcaaGTCCAACTAACACAATAcccaattcacaatctaatttAAAAAAACCACAATTCAAACTACGGccctaaaattttcattcacattctaacttcaagaactaaccaaaattaacataacatttgaatatcaacaacactttaattccaactccaacaaaaaatatttaattcacaatttaattctaaaaaaaaaaattccaactcaaagaaatgacctaaaatctaatttctaacattcaccaattcaaaatcacatatacaaattaactatgttaataacatacattacaaaaattaaataaaataaattaacttacaaatcaacaaattaatattttttttcaaaattaaaaccctaaaactaacCTTATTAACAATACAGAAAGAGAGGGTGATGGTGGGGAGGGGCAGCGGCAACAACGGCGACGGAGGAGGGCGTGGCAGCGGCGGACGACGGCGAGGGAGTGGGGGTGGAATTTTTAGAGAGAAGGGGGagggtttagagagagagagagagagagagagagagaacagAATGAGAAAAAAGTTGGactgagtattgaaatatttcaGATGGAGCGACAGACAGAGTCGCCCTGTccgttgattttttaaaatagttgaCCGCCTTTTGACCAAATAAGCGACGGACTAGGAGACGCTATTCGTtgcttatttaaaaaaaataataataaataaaatataataaaaaacgACGGAAAGAGACgcaatatttaaataatatttgatttttttcaattaaaagcGATGGACTccgtcattatttttattttataattaatttttaaatatatttatatatgacgCAAAAATTCGCCAAAAATAGCGACGTACATATAGTCCCTATCCGTcgctatttataaaaaaaatcaatttttttaataaaaaaaaagcaaTGGACTGCATCTCAAATTACGTTGCATTTTTgagcgacgcagtccgtcgctgtTAATTTCGTTGTTTTTTaccagttttttagtagtgtcaACTATctctttaatttataatttcacCTTTTTCAGAAATATTTTATACACTATTTAAGTTAATTTTACTTGTCGTACGTGAATTAAATATTCTTATCGGTAAATTAAATATCCTTTTAagtgatatgatgatataaaatttcttatactaaaCCATATATGTATAAATCTAACTAATTTAAAGTCCGTCATTGAGTttaatttttacataatatgTAATGCATCAGCATGTGAAGTCATACATTTATGATTAAGTCAAGCATTAGGAAATATAAAGGAAACTTCCTTTTTTGATTTAGTTGGTTCTCACGACAAAATGATATCTAGTAAGTATTTCTAATGAAAGTCTTATTTAAATTGAGAATTGATCAATCAACGACAAGGACCAAATAATGTTTGACAACAAATGTTTAAtaaaaacacacacaaaaaaaaactacaaaaacATTAAAAGCAATATAATTAGGTAGCgcattatatttctttttctgGATTTTGGCAGACACGACTTGAAAGACTTCCACTCCATACACATTACGTTAATTAAACAGTTGCATTAAATCATCAGAGTAAATTGGATTAGCAAGACATTTTATTGGATTCGAACTCATGAATCATGATACCTAGTGGGTAGAAATGaatttagagtttgaagtttataattttttatagcGAGGTCAAATTAATTGATAGATAATAGaagtaatattattattattattgaattcataattaaatatttaatattttttcctaaCACAAATACTAGATCTGCTAAAAAATTTCACTGTGAATCTATATCATGTTAGGTCTTAAAAGGCTAAATGGAAAATTAAGTATTTTTTCCAAAAGACACTAAGAGAAAATATGTAAGGAATAACACATTTTCACATTGGCTTTTTCGATGAACTGCGATTTTTTTGATGAGTTGTGATTTTTTTAATGGATTGTGACTTTTCTAATGATTTGTGATTTTTCTGATAAGACACAATAAACACATGTTTATACTACTCAATTTTCGATTACGAATTTTCTGATTTTCTACTCATCTTCTTTTTGCACTttcagaagaaaagaaaattttggtGTGATTTATTATCGTCGACGTCGAGTGAGTTAGTTGTTCACTAAAGTTTGTGGTTttattatggaagaatatatatatatttcatcatCTCGAATACATTGAgagaaataattttcttaaagaCACACTAGAATTCAATAAATTCGATTGTTTTCCTatccattttttttgtttgattacTGTTTTACTGTTCTTATGAATACAAATTGCATAACATAACATACTTGATAAGTTTATTCCGCCCGTAAGAATGGGAGAGTCAAAAAAAGATTTTCACTTTTTATGCACATTCAAAACTATGTTAAATTTGAAATCGTCCACCTTTGGTCCTCCAAAAGGTGATATTAATTAGTGAAGGTTAAGcttaatttatctatttaattaACA
This window encodes:
- the LOC129886795 gene encoding eukaryotic translation initiation factor 4G-like isoform X1 is translated as MSYNQSRSDTRESSQKRTGRSGSFNQHRGGRGSGGGGGGAASSPVSSTSNPSLTSNRSFNNKKYNNAQGGQPRVGGTGAGSDSHLNGAHQQQPLRVTGASDVSVAIAHAPLPSPTVKPTDASTQKVTRTVPRPPTSNVVPPTSESSAPVTPAKNPGDASKSFPLQFGSISPGVMNVLQIPARTSSAPPNLDEQKRAQARNDTSRAIPSLPNPSTSKQPMPRKDAGTLDQSNHSEAYGVASKPKRDVQVLAPPPVTQTQKPSTHPIPGMHMQIPFHQPPQVPVQFGGPGPQIPSHSMSATSLPMPMHLPIVNQPMQQPMFVSSLQPHPMQSQGMMHQGQGLNFSSGMGPQLPPQLGNMGMNMPSQFSPQQAGKFLGQRKSVKITHPDTHEELRLDATHGSRSHPNMPPQSQAIASFPSGHPNYYPNSYNSNSVFFQAPSSLPLGNSQISQPPRPFNQVTVKPAAGGTHPGKEQLPSVSSSFGKDPVRLSKPHGGDSAHSQKDTDTLHQSSTTQSRTGDGSKSASRPVENIQSTKGADSISGKSSAAGILSLTSQTSVESSTSLIRDSSVDAASETLGGPVSTEDQQKKQVTRGQLTVQDKALGKSTSVSSQPPQFPFTRPVEVNTAASVSIAVNTRESLCLSESTELKSHLSGNCGKEDLSEPLDPRNQEVGKPVLKSGDRHEVALPEVGKQDDNNCSKPPSESLLVESSEVSGLTEEGSPKRATNANIENGRPEIGVEDMNESVACSTGVDNMADSITSSTSNQDSTNTEACISAIGLLAQDDQESDTADPEEAPVTKSVVASQEFASDLLKTSDEASSKSEDENTETSNTGLVSKSSSGVKEKSLVDSIVRKVTVAKGKMKKKDLYKKADAAGATSDLYMAYKGPEKKDELTQSIETIELTSGDDSKPPSADASQEDLRSTKKVGEVKAEPDDWEDAADVSTPKLEAAPEHGKKVDGEDGDGVTTKKYSRDFLLKFAEQCIDIPEGFNVAPDIADILINFNASASREPFPSPGRGTDRPSSGHRERRGSGIADGDKWSKTSGPPMPGRDFQPDLGFGGNAMGFRPGQGGNSGVLRHPRAAMPIHQYAMGQYAMGQYAGGILSGPMQSMGPPQAGGLRNGVDADRWQRGTAFQKGLMPSPQTPAQNMHKAEIKYEVGKVTDEEQAKQRRLKAILNKLTPQNFEKLFQQVKEVNIDNVVTLNGVISQIFDKALMEPTFCEMYANFCQHLAAELPDLSVDKEKITFKRLLLNKCQEEFERGEREELEANVTNEEGEVKLSAEEREEKRVKARRRMLGNIRLIGELYKKKMLTERIMHECIKKLLGDYQNPDEENIEALCKLMSTIGEMIDHAKAKEHMDAYFDRLEKLSNNMKLSSRVRFMLKDSIDLRKNKWQQRRKVEGPKKIEEVHRDAAQERHAQATRLARTPSLGGSSRRGQPMDFAPRGGSMLSSPGSQMGGFRPMSPQVRGYGMQDVRADERHFIENRTLSLPLTQRPLGDDPITLGPQGGLAKGMSSRGQPAGPSIDSMSSFGDSRRMTHAQNGYGSLPERPHYGSREELMPKYMSERLSSQHDQSSAPERNVTYGSKERGFDTTWPASPLVRSGGPTSTQNVAPDKMWPEERLRDMSMAAIKEFYSAKDEKEVALCVKDLNSPSFYPSMISLWVTDSFERKDMERDLLAKLIIDLTISRDVTMSQDQLIKGFENVLTTLEDAVNDAPRAAEFLGRIFGKVILENVIPFNEIGSLIYKGGEEEGRLVEIGLAAEVLGSTLEMIKLEQGDSVVSEICRSSNMRLENFRPQGSKKQWKLDKFI